The following are from one region of the Haloactinomyces albus genome:
- a CDS encoding AAA family ATPase, with the protein MMGEEVLKRDQVWFVEKDTSGASELYPLSDFKPRKGENAERRYLRGSYGAVPFLDVDDFVSAAKGEQ; encoded by the coding sequence ATGATGGGTGAAGAGGTGCTCAAGCGTGACCAGGTGTGGTTCGTGGAGAAGGACACCAGCGGTGCGAGCGAGTTGTACCCACTCAGTGATTTCAAGCCACGCAAGGGGGAGAACGCCGAACGACGCTACCTTCGCGGCAGCTACGGAGCTGTCCCGTTCCTCGATGTGGACGACTTCGTCTCCGCGGCGAAGGGGGAGCAGTGA
- a CDS encoding AAA family ATPase, producing the protein MPSYDRDRMAVPVAAIYGANASGKSNLLDGFHFMREAVLRSLGDWDAEGGVPRHPYRLDAGAQAELSTYVIEMVIESVPYMYGFTVDDERVREEWLYSYPEKRRRLLFERENDDFKFGTKLGESKGKLQSLQELTRGNCLFLSAAVQFGIDSFMPVYHWFRISFVVGRKSNFLRRSTGRLARRIASYLEAGDASRRMLVGLVSAADSGITDIYVEETEDPKHVPRLERLLRDANERQDADEVSRISQQIEQVRADGPRTMTEVKMVHGNYSRPFDIHDESAGTQAWFELLPDVLDALDRGRVLLVDEIDTSLHPLLTSRLVGLFQDEQTKPVRCAVDLHHARHEPTGHDDG; encoded by the coding sequence ATGCCGAGTTATGACCGGGATCGGATGGCGGTGCCCGTCGCGGCGATATACGGGGCGAATGCCTCCGGTAAGTCGAACCTGCTCGACGGCTTCCACTTCATGCGGGAGGCGGTCCTGAGATCGCTCGGGGACTGGGATGCCGAGGGAGGGGTCCCTCGGCATCCGTACCGACTCGATGCGGGTGCGCAGGCTGAGCTCTCGACATATGTGATCGAGATGGTGATCGAATCGGTGCCGTACATGTACGGTTTCACCGTGGATGACGAGCGAGTGCGAGAAGAGTGGCTGTACTCGTATCCCGAGAAGCGCAGGCGCCTGCTTTTCGAGCGAGAAAATGATGATTTCAAGTTCGGAACGAAGCTTGGCGAGTCCAAGGGGAAGCTGCAGTCCTTGCAGGAATTGACCCGGGGTAACTGTCTTTTTCTGTCTGCTGCCGTCCAGTTCGGAATCGATTCTTTTATGCCGGTCTATCATTGGTTTCGAATTTCCTTTGTTGTAGGCCGGAAGAGTAATTTTCTGCGGCGGTCGACGGGGAGGCTGGCACGAAGAATAGCGTCTTACCTGGAAGCCGGTGACGCGTCCCGACGAATGCTGGTTGGTCTCGTTTCCGCGGCTGATTCCGGAATCACCGATATTTATGTCGAGGAAACGGAGGATCCCAAGCATGTTCCGCGCCTCGAGCGGCTCTTGAGGGATGCGAATGAACGTCAGGATGCTGATGAAGTTTCGCGTATATCCCAGCAAATCGAACAGGTACGTGCGGATGGTCCGCGAACCATGACCGAAGTAAAGATGGTGCATGGGAACTACAGCCGACCGTTCGACATACACGACGAGTCGGCGGGAACTCAGGCGTGGTTCGAACTGCTTCCGGACGTGCTCGATGCGCTGGATCGTGGAAGAGTTCTCCTGGTGGATGAGATCGACACCAGCTTGCATCCTCTGCTGACGTCACGGCTGGTGGGGTTGTTCCAGGATGAGCAGACCAAACCCGTACGGTGCGCAGTTGATCTTCACCACGCACGACACGAGCCTACTGGGCACGATGATGGGTGA